In Methanothrix sp., a genomic segment contains:
- a CDS encoding SdrD B-like domain-containing protein: protein MLLTIGVLLNSFAFAQGQFEGFAEGMGFPADMAAPSQYGQLSREGVNQAPFIVSVMPDRPSPQQQGTAIKWTVMAQDAEGDSISYMFRIKDPSIIDPEKDPWVPLTDWMDENTWTWNTATLNPGIHQIKVLVRDQMHTSEDFKPDERIIDFQITAPEGPAVIVPEAVPAVEQPPAVEQPAVQAPVNQPPQVVGLMADLPSPQIAGAAVTFTAAASDPEGDPLQFLFLVDGVPRTDFSSNPSWTWMTGGQDIGTHTIEVRARDNNHNPEGDSSQSIQFSIEAPPNNPPQVAGLTADLPSPQIAGAAVTFTAAASDPEGDPLQFLFLVDGVPRTDFSSNPSWTWMTGGHDIGTHTIEVRARDNNHNPEGDSSQSIQFSIEAPPNHPPQVEGLTADLPSPQIAGAAVTFTAAASDPEGDPLQFLFLVDGVPRTDFSSNPSWTWMTGEQDIGTHTIEVRARDNNHNPEGDSSRTVEFVIEAVPNNPPEVVDLAADLPSPQIAGAAVTFTAAAADPENDPLQFMFLVDGAPRTDFSSNPSWTWMTSGQDIGTHTIEVRARDNNHNPEGDSSRTVEFVIEAVPNNPPEVVDLAADLPSPQIAGAAVTFTAAASDPEGDPLQFMFLVDGVPRTDFSSNPSWTWTTGEQDIGTHTIEVRVRDNNHNPEGDSSRTVEFVIEAVPNNPPEVVDLAADLPSPQIAGAAVTFTAAASDPEGDPVEFIFILDGMAQTEFTQNPSWTWTTSGQDIGTHTIEVRARDNNHNPEGDSSRTVEFVIEAVPNNPPEVVDLAADLPSPQIAGAAVTFTAAAADPENDPVEFVFILDGMAQTEFTQNPSWTWTTGIESIGTHIIEVRARDNNHNPEGDSSRTVEFVIEAAPNNPPEVVDLAADLASPQIAGAAVTFTAAASDPENDPVEFIFILDGMAQTEFTQNPSWTWTTGEQDIGTHSIEVRARDNNHNPEGDSSRTVEFVIEAVPNNPPEVVDLAADLASPQIAGAAVTFTAAASDPEGDPLQFLFLVDGVPRTDFSSNPSWTWTTGEQDIGTHTIEVRARDNNHNPEGDSSRTVEFVIEAVPNNPPEVVDLAADLPSPQIAGAAVTFTAAAADPENDPVEFVFILDGMAQTEFTQNPSWTWTTGTESIGTHIIEVRARDNNHNPEGDSSRTVEFVIEAVPNNPPEVVDLAADLASPQIAGAAVTFTAAAADPENDPVEFVFILDGMAQTEFTQNPSWTWTTGEQDIGTHTIEVRARDNNHNPEGDSSRTVEFVIEAVPNNPPEVVDLAADLASPQIAGAVVTFTAAAADPENDPVEFVFILDGMAQTEFTQNPSWTWTTSIESIGTHTIEVRARDNNHNPEGDSSRTVEFVIEAVPNNPPEVVDLAADLASPQIAGAAVTFTAAAADPENDPVEFIFILDGMAQTEFTQNPSWTWTTGTESIGTHIIEVRARDNNHNPEGDSSRTVEFVIEAVPNNPPEVVDLAADLASPQALGSSLNWTASASDPENDPISYRFLVNDTPATDWQPENRFAWTPTEAGPYLITAQAKDDQHDEPAAENGSISRVFLITAPELAAEPVTESAAEMVEPAVEEALPVNLPPSITELSADLGSPQVLGSSLNWTAAASDPENDPISYRFLVNDTPATDWQPENRFTWTPTEAGPYLITAQAKDDQHPGPEGEAGNRSSEFVIMPPEEEAPFTEAAAEQTVPENVTELINVTAPANITAEAENVTEVVEIPEETLIPPVTENITTPVAPENITKNLTEEISEEEIEIVAPIAENQTPVLNSLIPDLVSPPRPGVTVTWTANATDVDMDQLLFRFYLNGPATNGAWEARTGWTSDNAWAWTTSSADLGENQVKVQVRDGQHAGEEGFDSEYSGYFTLSEPKMNISGLVYEDKNGNGVADSGEALSGWTVQITKPDQSQISVLTREDGSYSFQDLDAGSYTVSEILPSGWRAVSPEGGSHSVDLSEEDVRDLNFANKLFQYSISGRKYNDLNGNGISEGEPGMEGWTIELSQGGSVIGSTITEKDGSYRFSELSPGSYTVSEVERPGWTRTAPLEGSYKVELVDGDVTDRDFGNHGSFAISGTSFLDSNGNGIRDEGEIGWAGAAIQLSRDGSVINATITQEDGSFAFRNLAPGTYSISQVAAEGITQIAPEGPWTVEIENADITGKDFANRGGLSISGQKYYDINGNGLQDEDEPGIPGGSVSLLLDGKVVANTTTDDNGFYSFENVLPGTYTISDPVPAGLVLTTSSTVVVTVKTVVVTNVNFGIRGSNSISGTKYEDLNGDGIRNSGEKGLSGWEMVLTGRTWYGRPLPTLTAYTDSNGNYKFDRLLPGSYKLSETSRTGWVQTAPAGGSYSILFDVGAPPREAKNNDFGNRLAVQSISGVKYNDINGNGARDPGEPGMGGWNINLEPASGGVIKVATTEADGSYSFTDVASGTYTIREIQKPGWEQKSPASGTYTVTLDASTPSVAGKDFGNWNPLPANPTLIPDKSSPQRSGTPIIWTARADDLDPLQYRFMVRGPGVNLDTGYTSRSVWTWNTLGYPPGKYEVEVWIRDGQHAGPGGYDVKKTVPFSLTGANLPPRVQVLCTDRPGPQYAGSWVKWTAIASDPEGDPLQYRFFLRGPATRGFWVDMTGWGKNNQWVWRTTPADVGYSEVLVAVRDGKHSGPAGSDDYQVGQFFIMNLNLPPVITSLGTSLPSAQPVGATIRWAATASDPEGDPLFFRYLMRGPATGGMWRVVRDWSTDPTWIWPTTPVDAGTSEIKVQVRDGFHSSPAGWDDDAGALFTVLRQNLPPTLISLGSDKPSSQKAGTPVTWTAIASDPDMEPLLYRFWLKGPSTGNTWKIVQDWSYRNQWTWASRPSDGGAYTVYVYVRDGWHNPATGYDSAMGAPFILAPNQPPVLTALKADRPSPQGAGTPIKWTATALDAEGDPIYYRFWLKGPSTGNTWQIAQDWSLKNQWTWTSMPHDGGAYTVYVYARDGWHYPDTGYDSALGSPYQLISNKPPALTSLQADRPSPQVAGTAVRWTATAMDAEKDPLYYQFWLKGPSTGNVWRIVQSWSAKNQWTWSSAPTDAGSYKVYVYVRDGKHAPANAYDSALGRDYILQGMVRR from the coding sequence ATGCTCCTGACAATAGGCGTTCTATTAAATTCATTTGCTTTTGCCCAGGGCCAGTTTGAGGGGTTCGCCGAAGGCATGGGATTCCCCGCTGATATGGCTGCGCCCTCCCAGTATGGCCAGCTGTCAAGAGAGGGCGTAAATCAGGCACCATTTATAGTGAGCGTTATGCCGGACAGGCCCTCTCCTCAGCAGCAAGGTACAGCCATAAAGTGGACAGTAATGGCGCAGGATGCTGAGGGAGACAGCATATCGTATATGTTCCGGATAAAGGATCCCTCGATCATAGATCCGGAAAAGGATCCCTGGGTCCCCTTGACCGACTGGATGGATGAGAACACCTGGACCTGGAACACTGCGACATTGAATCCGGGAATCCACCAGATCAAGGTTCTGGTAAGGGATCAGATGCATACCAGTGAGGACTTCAAGCCCGATGAGAGGATCATTGATTTTCAAATAACAGCTCCTGAGGGCCCGGCTGTGATTGTGCCGGAAGCTGTTCCTGCTGTGGAGCAGCCTCCCGCAGTGGAACAGCCGGCAGTGCAGGCTCCAGTGAATCAACCTCCTCAAGTGGTAGGCCTGATGGCAGATCTGCCCAGCCCCCAGATAGCTGGAGCAGCTGTGACCTTCACAGCAGCGGCATCAGATCCTGAGGGCGATCCCTTGCAGTTCTTGTTCCTGGTTGATGGTGTGCCCAGGACTGATTTCAGCAGCAATCCCAGCTGGACATGGATGACCGGCGGGCAGGATATCGGAACACATACAATCGAGGTAAGAGCTCGCGATAACAACCACAATCCAGAAGGAGATAGCTCCCAATCGATTCAGTTCTCAATTGAGGCACCGCCTAACAATCCGCCTCAGGTGGCAGGCCTGACGGCAGATCTGCCCAGCCCACAGATAGCCGGTGCAGCTGTGACCTTCACAGCAGCGGCATCAGATCCTGAGGGCGATCCCTTGCAGTTCTTGTTCCTGGTTGATGGTGTGCCCAGGACTGATTTCAGCAGCAATCCCAGCTGGACATGGATGACCGGCGGACATGATATCGGAACACATACAATCGAGGTGAGAGCTCGCGATAACAACCACAATCCAGAAGGCGATAGCTCCCAATCGATTCAGTTCTCAATCGAGGCACCGCCCAACCATCCGCCACAAGTGGAAGGCCTGACAGCAGATCTGCCCAGCCCCCAGATAGCTGGTGCAGCCGTGACCTTCACAGCAGCGGCATCAGATCCTGAGGGCGATCCCTTGCAGTTCTTGTTCCTGGTTGATGGTGTGCCCAGGACTGATTTCAGCAGCAATCCCAGCTGGACATGGATGACCGGCGAGCAGGATATCGGAACACATACAATCGAGGTAAGAGCTCGCGATAATAACCACAATCCAGAAGGAGATAGCTCAAGGACGGTCGAGTTTGTAATCGAGGCTGTTCCAAACAATCCTCCAGAGGTAGTGGATCTGGCAGCAGACCTGCCCAGCCCCCAGATAGCCGGAGCAGCTGTGACCTTCACAGCAGCGGCAGCAGATCCTGAGAATGATCCCTTGCAGTTCATGTTCCTGGTTGATGGTGCGCCCAGGACTGATTTCAGCAGCAATCCCAGCTGGACCTGGATGACCAGCGGGCAGGATATCGGAACACATACAATCGAGGTAAGAGCTCGCGATAATAACCACAATCCAGAAGGAGATAGCTCAAGGACGGTCGAGTTTGTAATCGAGGCTGTTCCAAACAATCCTCCAGAGGTAGTGGATCTGGCAGCAGACCTGCCCAGCCCCCAGATAGCCGGAGCAGCTGTGACCTTCACAGCAGCGGCATCAGATCCTGAGGGCGATCCCTTGCAGTTCATGTTCCTGGTTGATGGTGTGCCCAGGACTGATTTCAGCAGCAATCCCAGCTGGACATGGACAACCGGCGAGCAGGATATCGGAACACATACAATCGAGGTAAGAGTTCGCGATAATAACCACAATCCAGAAGGAGATAGCTCAAGGACGGTCGAGTTTGTAATCGAGGCTGTTCCAAACAATCCTCCAGAGGTAGTGGATCTGGCAGCAGACCTGCCCAGCCCCCAGATAGCCGGAGCAGCTGTGACCTTCACAGCAGCGGCATCAGATCCTGAGGGCGATCCCGTGGAGTTCATCTTCATCCTGGATGGAATGGCTCAGACGGAGTTCACACAAAACCCGAGCTGGACATGGACTACAAGTGGGCAGGATATCGGAACACATACAATCGAGGTAAGAGCTCGCGATAATAACCACAATCCAGAAGGAGATAGCTCAAGGACGGTCGAGTTTGTAATCGAGGCTGTTCCAAACAATCCTCCAGAGGTAGTGGATCTGGCAGCAGACCTGCCCAGCCCCCAGATAGCCGGAGCGGCTGTGACCTTCACAGCAGCGGCAGCAGATCCTGAGAATGATCCCGTGGAGTTCGTCTTCATCCTTGATGGAATGGCTCAGACGGAGTTCACACAAAACCCGAGCTGGACCTGGACGACCGGCATAGAGAGCATCGGAACACATATCATAGAGGTAAGAGCTCGCGATAACAACCACAATCCAGAAGGGGATAGCTCAAGGACGGTCGAGTTTGTAATCGAGGCTGCTCCAAACAATCCTCCAGAGGTAGTGGATCTGGCAGCAGACCTAGCCAGCCCCCAGATAGCCGGAGCGGCTGTGACCTTCACAGCAGCGGCATCAGATCCTGAGAATGACCCCGTGGAGTTCATCTTCATCCTGGATGGAATGGCTCAGACGGAGTTCACACAAAACCCAAGCTGGACATGGACGACCGGCGAGCAGGATATCGGAACACACTCAATCGAGGTGAGGGCGCGCGATAACAATCACAATCCGGAGGGGGATAGCTCAAGGACGGTCGAGTTTGTAATCGAGGCTGTTCCAAACAATCCTCCAGAGGTAGTGGATCTGGCAGCAGACCTGGCAAGCCCCCAGATAGCCGGTGCAGCTGTGACCTTCACAGCAGCGGCATCAGATCCTGAGGGCGATCCCTTGCAGTTCTTGTTCCTGGTTGATGGTGTGCCCAGGACTGATTTCAGCAGCAATCCCAGCTGGACATGGACAACCGGCGAGCAGGATATCGGAACACATACAATCGAGGTAAGAGCTCGCGATAATAACCACAATCCAGAAGGAGATAGCTCAAGGACGGTCGAGTTTGTAATCGAGGCTGTTCCAAACAATCCTCCAGAGGTAGTGGATCTGGCAGCAGACCTGCCCAGCCCCCAGATAGCCGGAGCAGCTGTGACCTTCACAGCAGCGGCAGCAGATCCAGAGAATGATCCCGTGGAGTTCGTCTTCATCCTGGATGGAATGGCTCAGACGGAGTTCACACAAAACCCAAGCTGGACCTGGACGACCGGCACAGAGAGCATCGGCACACATATCATAGAGGTGAGGGCGCGCGATAACAACCACAATCCGGAGGGGGATAGCTCAAGGACGGTCGAGTTTGTAATCGAGGCTGTTCCAAACAATCCTCCAGAGGTAGTGGATCTGGCAGCAGACCTAGCCAGCCCACAGATAGCCGGTGCAGCTGTGACCTTCACAGCAGCGGCAGCAGATCCAGAGAATGATCCCGTGGAGTTCGTCTTCATCCTGGATGGAATGGCTCAGACGGAGTTCACACAAAACCCAAGCTGGACATGGACGACCGGCGAGCAGGATATCGGAACACATACAATCGAGGTAAGAGCCCGCGATAACAACCACAATCCAGAGGGAGATAGCTCAAGGACGGTCGAGTTTGTAATCGAGGCTGTTCCAAACAATCCTCCAGAGGTAGTGGATCTAGCAGCAGACCTAGCCAGCCCCCAGATAGCCGGAGCAGTTGTGACCTTCACAGCAGCGGCAGCAGATCCTGAGAATGATCCCGTGGAGTTCGTCTTCATCCTGGATGGAATGGCTCAGACGGAGTTCACACAAAACCCAAGCTGGACCTGGACAACCAGCATAGAGAGCATCGGCACACATACAATCGAGGTGAGGGCGCGCGATAACAACCACAATCCGGAGGGGGATAGCTCAAGGACAGTCGAGTTTGTAATCGAGGCTGTTCCAAACAATCCTCCAGAGGTAGTGGATCTGGCAGCAGACCTAGCCAGCCCACAGATAGCCGGAGCAGCTGTGACCTTCACAGCAGCGGCAGCAGATCCTGAGAATGATCCCGTGGAGTTCATCTTCATCCTGGATGGAATGGCTCAGACGGAGTTCACACAAAACCCAAGCTGGACCTGGACGACCGGCACAGAGAGCATCGGAACACATATCATAGAAGTGAGGGCGCGCGATAACAACCACAATCCGGAGGGGGATAGCTCAAGGACAGTCGAGTTTGTAATCGAGGCTGTTCCAAACAATCCTCCAGAGGTAGTGGATCTGGCAGCAGACCTAGCCAGCCCCCAGGCTCTGGGAAGCAGTCTCAACTGGACGGCATCTGCCAGTGATCCTGAGAATGACCCCATATCCTACCGTTTCCTGGTCAATGATACCCCGGCAACAGACTGGCAGCCAGAGAACAGATTCGCCTGGACGCCAACTGAGGCCGGACCATATCTGATCACCGCCCAGGCAAAGGATGACCAGCATGATGAGCCTGCAGCTGAAAACGGTAGCATAAGCCGCGTATTTCTCATAACTGCTCCTGAGCTCGCAGCCGAGCCCGTAACCGAAAGCGCGGCAGAAATGGTTGAGCCAGCAGTCGAGGAGGCTCTGCCTGTCAATCTACCGCCCAGCATCACTGAACTTTCAGCAGATCTGGGGAGCCCCCAGGTTCTGGGAAGCAGTCTCAACTGGACGGCAGCGGCCAGTGATCCTGAGAATGACCCCATATCCTACCGCTTCCTGGTCAATGATACCCCGGCAACAGACTGGCAGCCTGAGAACAGATTCACCTGGACGCCAACTGAGGCCGGACCATATCTGATCACCGCCCAGGCAAAGGATGATCAGCATCCCGGACCGGAGGGCGAGGCTGGAAACAGAAGCTCCGAGTTCGTGATCATGCCGCCCGAGGAGGAGGCTCCCTTTACAGAAGCAGCAGCGGAGCAGACCGTCCCCGAGAATGTCACCGAACTGATCAATGTGACTGCACCGGCCAACATAACAGCCGAGGCGGAGAATGTGACGGAAGTGGTGGAGATCCCAGAGGAGACCCTTATCCCTCCTGTGACTGAGAACATCACCACCCCCGTAGCACCGGAGAACATCACCAAGAATCTTACCGAAGAGATATCTGAGGAAGAGATAGAGATTGTAGCTCCTATTGCAGAGAACCAGACTCCTGTCCTGAACTCTCTGATTCCGGATCTCGTCAGCCCGCCGAGACCAGGGGTGACTGTGACCTGGACCGCCAATGCCACTGATGTGGACATGGATCAGTTGCTCTTCCGCTTCTACCTCAATGGACCGGCAACCAATGGGGCCTGGGAGGCGAGGACGGGATGGACCTCTGATAATGCCTGGGCCTGGACAACCTCCTCTGCAGATCTGGGGGAGAACCAGGTCAAGGTGCAGGTCAGAGATGGACAGCATGCCGGCGAAGAGGGCTTCGATAGCGAGTACTCCGGCTACTTCACCCTCTCCGAGCCCAAGATGAACATCTCGGGCCTGGTGTATGAGGACAAGAACGGAAACGGAGTGGCTGACAGCGGCGAGGCCCTATCCGGCTGGACGGTGCAGATAACGAAGCCGGATCAAAGCCAGATCAGCGTCTTAACCAGAGAGGATGGATCCTACAGCTTCCAGGATCTGGATGCTGGAAGTTATACTGTAAGCGAGATCCTGCCCTCCGGCTGGAGGGCAGTATCCCCAGAAGGCGGATCTCACAGCGTGGATCTCTCAGAGGAGGATGTTCGGGATCTGAACTTCGCCAACAAGCTCTTCCAGTACAGCATATCCGGCAGGAAATACAATGACCTGAACGGCAATGGCATATCAGAGGGCGAACCGGGAATGGAGGGCTGGACAATTGAGCTCTCCCAAGGCGGCAGTGTGATCGGCAGCACCATCACTGAGAAGGATGGCTCCTACAGATTCTCTGAGCTATCACCTGGAAGCTACACAGTATCTGAGGTAGAGCGGCCTGGCTGGACCAGGACAGCGCCCCTGGAGGGCTCTTACAAGGTAGAGCTTGTGGATGGAGATGTAACAGACAGGGACTTTGGAAATCACGGCTCCTTTGCCATATCTGGAACCAGCTTCCTGGACAGCAACGGCAATGGCATCAGGGACGAGGGCGAGATCGGCTGGGCAGGAGCGGCCATTCAGTTATCCCGTGACGGCAGCGTCATCAATGCTACCATCACCCAGGAGGACGGCTCCTTCGCCTTCCGCAACCTTGCACCAGGAACCTACAGCATAAGCCAGGTTGCCGCTGAGGGCATCACCCAGATAGCCCCTGAAGGCCCCTGGACGGTGGAGATTGAGAATGCCGATATTACTGGCAAGGACTTCGCCAACCGCGGTGGTCTGTCCATCTCCGGCCAGAAGTACTATGACATCAATGGCAACGGCCTGCAGGACGAGGATGAGCCCGGCATTCCCGGAGGATCAGTGAGCCTGCTCCTGGACGGAAAGGTGGTGGCCAATACCACCACCGATGATAATGGATTCTACAGCTTCGAGAACGTCCTGCCTGGAACCTACACCATAAGCGATCCCGTGCCAGCGGGCCTGGTCCTCACCACCTCCTCCACAGTCGTAGTGACTGTGAAGACAGTTGTGGTGACCAATGTCAACTTCGGAATACGTGGATCGAATTCTATATCCGGGACGAAGTACGAGGATCTGAATGGCGATGGAATCAGGAACTCCGGCGAGAAGGGCCTCTCCGGCTGGGAGATGGTCCTGACAGGCAGAACCTGGTACGGCAGGCCGCTTCCCACTCTGACTGCCTACACAGACAGCAACGGAAACTACAAGTTCGACAGGCTCCTTCCCGGCAGCTATAAGCTGAGCGAGACCTCAAGGACCGGCTGGGTCCAGACCGCTCCTGCGGGAGGAAGCTACAGCATACTCTTCGATGTGGGAGCGCCCCCCAGAGAGGCGAAGAACAACGACTTCGGGAACAGACTGGCAGTTCAGTCCATCTCCGGGGTGAAGTACAACGATATCAATGGCAATGGAGCCAGAGATCCAGGCGAGCCCGGCATGGGTGGCTGGAATATCAACCTGGAGCCAGCCTCAGGCGGGGTGATCAAGGTTGCCACCACTGAGGCTGACGGCTCTTATAGCTTCACAGATGTCGCCTCTGGAACCTATACCATCCGGGAGATCCAAAAGCCTGGATGGGAGCAGAAGTCACCGGCCAGTGGCACCTACACCGTCACCCTGGATGCATCCACACCCAGCGTGGCCGGAAAGGACTTCGGCAACTGGAATCCACTGCCTGCCAATCCCACATTGATCCCGGATAAGAGCAGCCCTCAGAGATCGGGCACCCCCATCATCTGGACGGCAAGAGCAGACGACCTTGATCCTCTCCAGTATAGGTTCATGGTCAGAGGACCGGGAGTCAACCTGGATACCGGATACACCAGCAGAAGCGTATGGACCTGGAATACCCTCGGCTATCCTCCTGGCAAGTACGAGGTTGAGGTCTGGATCAGGGACGGTCAGCATGCCGGTCCCGGTGGATACGATGTCAAGAAGACCGTCCCCTTCAGCCTGACCGGCGCCAATCTGCCTCCCAGGGTACAGGTCCTTTGCACCGACCGGCCTGGGCCGCAGTATGCTGGAAGCTGGGTCAAATGGACGGCCATAGCCTCTGATCCAGAAGGAGACCCCTTGCAGTACCGGTTCTTCCTGCGCGGCCCTGCCACTCGCGGATTCTGGGTGGATATGACCGGCTGGGGCAAGAACAACCAGTGGGTCTGGAGGACCACTCCTGCTGATGTAGGCTACAGCGAGGTGCTGGTAGCTGTCAGAGATGGCAAGCACAGTGGACCTGCTGGCTCGGATGACTATCAGGTGGGCCAGTTCTTCATCATGAATCTGAACCTGCCCCCTGTGATCACCAGCCTGGGCACGAGCCTGCCCAGTGCACAGCCTGTGGGCGCCACCATCAGATGGGCGGCCACTGCCAGCGACCCTGAGGGCGACCCGCTCTTCTTCCGATACCTGATGAGGGGGCCGGCGACGGGCGGAATGTGGCGAGTGGTCCGCGACTGGTCCACTGATCCAACCTGGATCTGGCCGACAACACCGGTTGATGCGGGCACCAGCGAGATCAAGGTTCAGGTGAGGGACGGCTTCCATTCCAGCCCTGCCGGATGGGATGATGATGCTGGAGCGCTGTTCACTGTGCTGCGGCAGAATCTGCCCCCCACTCTGATCTCTCTTGGATCGGACAAGCCCAGCTCTCAGAAGGCGGGAACGCCTGTGACCTGGACAGCTATTGCATCGGATCCGGACATGGAGCCTCTGCTCTATCGCTTCTGGCTGAAGGGGCCCTCCACCGGCAACACCTGGAAGATAGTGCAGGACTGGTCCTACAGGAATCAGTGGACCTGGGCCAGCCGCCCATCCGATGGCGGGGCTTATACCGTCTATGTCTATGTGCGGGATGGCTGGCATAACCCTGCAACAGGCTATGATAGCGCAATGGGGGCACCATTCATTCTGGCCCCCAATCAACCCCCGGTGCTGACTGCTCTGAAGGCCGACCGCCCCAGCCCACAGGGGGCGGGAACTCCCATCAAATGGACGGCCACTGCTCTTGATGCGGAAGGAGATCCGATATACTACCGCTTCTGGCTGAAGGGGCCCTCCACCGGCAACACCTGGCAGATAGCCCAGGACTGGTCCCTGAAAAACCAGTGGACCTGGACGAGCATGCCTCATGATGGCGGAGCCTATACAGTATATGTCTACGCCAGGGACGGCTGGCATTACCCTGACACCGGATACGATAGCGCATTGGGGTCCCCCTATCAGCTGATATCCAATAAGCCTCCGGCTCTGACCTCTCTGCAGGCTGATCGTCCCAGCCCGCAGGTGGCTGGGACGGCTGTAAGGTGGACGGCTACTGCTATGGATGCAGAGAAAGATCCTCTGTACTATCAGTTCTGGCTGAAGGGCCCCTCCACAGGCAATGTCTGGAGGATAGTGCAGAGCTGGTCGGCCAAGAATCAGTGGACCTGGAGCAGCGCCCCCACTGATGCTGGCAGCTACAAGGTCTATGTATATGTCAGAGATGGCAAGCATGCTCCGGCCAATGCTTACGACAGCGCTCTGGGCCGGGACTATATCCTGCAGGGGATGGTGAGGCGATAA
- a CDS encoding MFS transporter: MPSTRDSSSLWPLYLAVFVAVLGFTLVAPFFPSYVMGLGASYTLLGFIISIYGAAQLAVQVPIGRLSDRMGRKRLMLLGMMTFALLPPLYIYAENAYTLLFIRALGGVGAALVWPTAMALIIDQSRPQCRGAAMGYYNASFFSALALGPFLGGALYDHMGLEAPFYFWALMGVVSIIIVTFKVPESRKILLKESQPPQRGDEPLLAPGYAITFLACCAVILWSGVVAGFNITLLPSYARALGFSITDIGLIYLVYGGITAISNIYFGHLADRGRRRLLILLGSLAGLISFASLFLAASLIQVMLLFAGLGLGLGICGPAAAALVADITSASRRGETYGIFNTARMSGVVIGPIVAGLAADMQGIKGALYAFTLIALTVTLIAVAIREREEDPEGGP; this comes from the coding sequence ATGCCATCTACCAGGGATTCAAGCTCTCTTTGGCCCCTTTACCTGGCGGTATTCGTCGCCGTCCTGGGGTTCACTTTAGTTGCACCATTCTTTCCCAGCTATGTTATGGGTCTAGGGGCATCTTACACCCTGCTCGGATTCATAATCTCCATCTATGGAGCAGCACAGCTAGCAGTCCAGGTGCCCATAGGCCGTCTCTCCGACAGGATGGGGAGAAAGAGGCTAATGCTCCTGGGAATGATGACATTCGCTCTCCTCCCACCGCTATACATCTATGCTGAGAATGCCTATACTCTGCTGTTCATAAGAGCCTTAGGGGGAGTGGGAGCGGCATTGGTCTGGCCCACTGCCATGGCTCTGATCATAGATCAATCCCGGCCTCAATGCCGGGGAGCAGCCATGGGCTACTATAACGCCTCCTTCTTCTCCGCCCTGGCCTTGGGACCATTTCTGGGGGGAGCACTCTATGACCATATGGGGCTGGAAGCACCCTTCTACTTCTGGGCCCTCATGGGAGTAGTATCGATCATCATCGTCACCTTCAAAGTTCCCGAATCCAGGAAAATCCTCCTTAAAGAGAGCCAGCCGCCTCAAAGAGGAGACGAGCCTCTGCTCGCTCCCGGTTATGCAATCACATTTCTCGCCTGCTGCGCTGTCATCCTCTGGTCTGGGGTGGTGGCAGGCTTCAACATCACCCTCCTCCCCTCATATGCCAGGGCTCTGGGCTTCTCCATCACTGATATTGGACTCATCTATCTGGTCTATGGTGGAATAACCGCCATCTCGAACATCTATTTTGGCCACCTGGCAGACCGGGGGAGGAGAAGACTGCTCATCCTTCTGGGCAGCCTTGCCGGCCTGATCTCCTTTGCCTCTCTCTTCCTGGCTGCAAGCCTGATTCAGGTCATGCTTCTCTTTGCCGGCCTGGGGCTGGGATTGGGCATATGCGGCCCCGCTGCTGCCGCCCTGGTGGCCGACATCACCAGCGCCTCTCGTCGGGGGGAGACCTATGGCATCTTCAATACCGCCCGCATGTCCGGAGTGGTGATAGGACCGATTGTGGCCGGGCTGGCTGCTGATATGCAGGGAATCAAAGGGGCTCTTTATGCCTTCACTCTGATCGCCCTGACGGTAACCCTGATAGCCGTTGCCATCAGGGAGCGGGAGGAGGACCCTGAAGGAGGACCCTGA
- a CDS encoding Lrp/AsnC ligand binding domain-containing protein encodes MKGFIMINVEPGTEKLVYDRLEKIKGICEVVPVYGERDFIAIAEVEGISDLNRAVMNVREINGVTNTQTILGMELKF; translated from the coding sequence ATGAAGGGTTTCATAATGATCAACGTCGAGCCGGGAACTGAGAAGTTGGTCTACGACCGCCTGGAGAAGATCAAAGGGATCTGTGAGGTCGTTCCCGTCTATGGTGAGAGGGATTTCATCGCCATAGCAGAGGTGGAGGGCATATCCGACCTTAACCGGGCAGTGATGAATGTAAGGGAGATAAACGGAGTGACCAATACTCAGACTATACTGGGCATGGAGCTGAAGTTCTAG